One Methylomarinovum tepidoasis DNA window includes the following coding sequences:
- a CDS encoding gamma-glutamyltransferase family protein, with the protein MSTLPKGIVAAGHPDTAAAATEILATGGNAFDAVVAAHLAACVVEPVLASLGGGGYLLSHDGHQTRLFDFFVQTPGRKRPPEEVEFFPIHADFGTTRQEFHIGRGAIATPGVVRGLWQIQRRLGRLPMTEVARPAIDLARHGVVVNDFQAYIFDIVSPIYRAQSETFATYRSPKHPDRLVQAGERLRQPRLADTIEALAREGEVLFYEGEIAAAVAALCAEGGLLTRADLETYPVIERRPLWLRYRDAEILTNPPPSSGGILIAFSLELLSHFDLHALRFGGPEHAGLLTAVQDLTRQVRRDLDLDDTRPGRRPALLAPTVLTRYLDQLAHHPLCRRGTTHISVMDAEGNCASLTTSNGEGCGWLIPGTGIMLNNMLGEADLNPHGFFQWPCDTRMTSMMAPSLARLPGCTVALGSGGSNRLRTAILQVLVNLIDFRMPLAEAVAAPRLHLEEGVVNLEPGFEETAVARLASNYAVKAWPAPNLFFGGVHAVARGPEEFEGTGDPRRGGVCRRV; encoded by the coding sequence ATGTCCACGTTACCCAAAGGCATCGTCGCCGCCGGCCATCCCGACACCGCCGCGGCGGCGACCGAGATCCTCGCCACCGGCGGCAACGCCTTCGACGCGGTGGTGGCTGCCCACCTGGCCGCCTGCGTTGTCGAGCCGGTACTGGCCTCCCTCGGCGGCGGCGGCTATCTGCTCAGTCACGACGGCCATCAGACCAGATTGTTCGATTTCTTCGTCCAGACCCCGGGGCGCAAACGCCCGCCGGAGGAGGTCGAATTCTTCCCCATCCACGCCGATTTCGGCACCACCCGCCAGGAATTTCACATCGGCCGCGGTGCCATCGCCACCCCGGGCGTGGTCCGGGGACTGTGGCAGATCCAGCGGCGCTTGGGCCGGCTGCCGATGACGGAGGTGGCACGTCCGGCCATCGATCTGGCGCGCCACGGGGTCGTGGTCAATGACTTCCAGGCCTACATCTTCGACATCGTCTCCCCCATCTACCGGGCCCAGTCGGAAACCTTCGCCACCTACCGAAGCCCGAAGCATCCGGACAGGCTGGTGCAGGCAGGGGAACGGTTGCGCCAACCACGCCTGGCCGACACCATCGAGGCGCTGGCCCGCGAGGGGGAAGTGCTGTTCTACGAGGGCGAGATCGCCGCCGCCGTCGCCGCGCTGTGTGCCGAAGGCGGGCTGTTGACCCGGGCCGATCTGGAGACCTATCCCGTCATCGAACGCCGGCCCCTGTGGCTGCGTTACCGCGACGCCGAAATCCTCACCAACCCCCCGCCCAGCTCCGGTGGCATCCTCATCGCCTTCTCCCTCGAATTGCTGTCTCATTTCGATTTGCACGCCCTGCGCTTCGGCGGTCCGGAACATGCCGGTCTGCTGACCGCGGTTCAGGATCTGACCCGGCAGGTCCGCCGCGACCTCGACCTGGACGACACCCGTCCGGGACGCAGGCCAGCGCTGCTGGCACCAACGGTCCTGACCCGTTACCTGGACCAGCTGGCCCATCATCCCCTCTGTCGCCGCGGCACCACCCACATCAGCGTCATGGATGCGGAAGGCAACTGTGCCAGCCTCACCACCAGCAACGGGGAAGGCTGCGGCTGGCTGATCCCGGGCACCGGCATCATGCTCAACAACATGCTCGGTGAGGCCGACCTCAACCCCCACGGTTTCTTCCAGTGGCCGTGCGACACCCGCATGACCTCGATGATGGCCCCCTCCCTGGCACGCCTGCCCGGGTGCACCGTGGCCCTCGGCTCGGGTGGCTCCAACCGGCTCAGGACCGCGATCCTGCAGGTGCTGGTCAACCTGATCGACTTCCGGATGCCTCTGGCGGAAGCGGTCGCCGCCCCACGCCTGCATCTGGAGGAGGGCGTCGTCAACCTGGAACCGGGTTTCGAGGAAACCGCCGTGGCCCGGCTGGCGTCCAACTACGCAGTCAAAGCCTGGCCAGCCCCCAACCTGTTCTTCGGCGGCGTCCATGCGGTCGCCCGCGGCCCCGAAGAATTCGAAGGGACCGGCGATCCGCGCCGCGGCGGCGTGTGCCGCCGGGTATGA
- the glnA gene encoding glutamate--ammonia ligase, translating to MSVDKVFEIIKEKEIEFVDLRFADTKGKEQHVTVPAHTIDEDFFENGKMFDGSSIAGWKGIQESDMILMPDPDTAFEDPFFESPTLVLRCDIVEPSTGEGYERCPRSVAKRAEAYMKSTGIADTALFGPENEFFIFDDVRWGADIHRCFYEVDSEEASWNTEKVYEGGNIGHRPGPKGGYFPVPPVDQLQDVRSAMCETLEEIGLKTEVHHHEVATAGQCEIGVACNTLVKKADEVLILKYVVMNVAHAFGKTATFMPKPLVGDNGNGMHVHQSLAKDGKNLFTGDLYGGLSETALYYIGGILKHARAINAFTNASTNSYKRLVPGFEAPVMLAYSARNRSASIRVPFIANPKARRIEVRFPDSTANPYLAFSAMLMAGLDGILNKIHPGDAMDKNLYDLPPEEEANIPKVCFSFDEALKALDEDRDFLKAGGVFTDDMIDAYIELKMEEVTRLRMSTHPVEFDMYYSL from the coding sequence ATGTCCGTGGACAAGGTATTCGAAATCATCAAAGAAAAAGAAATCGAGTTCGTCGATCTGCGCTTCGCCGACACCAAAGGCAAGGAACAGCACGTCACGGTTCCGGCCCACACCATCGACGAAGACTTCTTCGAAAACGGCAAGATGTTCGACGGTTCGTCCATCGCCGGCTGGAAGGGAATCCAGGAATCGGACATGATCCTGATGCCCGATCCCGACACCGCCTTCGAGGATCCCTTCTTCGAATCCCCCACCCTGGTGCTGCGCTGCGACATCGTCGAGCCCAGCACCGGCGAAGGCTACGAACGCTGCCCCCGGTCGGTGGCCAAGCGCGCCGAAGCCTACATGAAGTCCACCGGCATCGCCGACACCGCCCTGTTCGGCCCGGAAAACGAATTCTTCATCTTCGACGACGTACGCTGGGGCGCCGATATCCACCGCTGCTTCTACGAAGTGGATTCCGAGGAAGCCAGCTGGAACACCGAAAAGGTCTACGAAGGCGGCAACATCGGTCACCGTCCCGGCCCCAAGGGCGGCTATTTCCCGGTGCCGCCGGTGGATCAGCTCCAGGACGTGCGCTCGGCCATGTGCGAAACTCTGGAGGAAATCGGCCTCAAGACCGAAGTGCACCACCACGAAGTGGCCACCGCGGGCCAGTGCGAGATCGGCGTCGCTTGCAACACCCTGGTGAAGAAGGCCGACGAGGTGCTGATCCTCAAGTACGTGGTGATGAACGTGGCCCATGCCTTTGGCAAGACCGCCACCTTCATGCCCAAGCCCCTGGTGGGCGACAACGGCAACGGCATGCACGTGCATCAGTCCCTGGCCAAGGACGGAAAGAACCTGTTCACCGGCGACCTGTACGGGGGTCTTTCGGAAACCGCTCTCTACTACATCGGCGGCATCCTCAAGCACGCCCGCGCCATCAACGCCTTCACCAACGCCTCCACCAACAGCTACAAGCGTCTGGTGCCGGGCTTCGAAGCACCGGTAATGCTGGCCTACTCGGCCCGTAACCGTTCCGCCTCCATCCGCGTGCCCTTCATCGCCAATCCCAAGGCCCGCCGCATCGAGGTGCGCTTCCCCGACTCCACCGCCAACCCGTACCTGGCCTTCTCCGCCATGCTGATGGCCGGCCTAGACGGCATCCTCAACAAGATCCATCCCGGCGATGCCATGGACAAGAACCTCTACGACCTGCCGCCGGAAGAGGAAGCCAACATCCCCAAGGTGTGCTTCTCCTTCGACGAGGCCCTCAAGGCGCTGGACGAGGACCGGGATTTCCTGAAGGCCGGCGGCGTCTTCACCGACGACATGATCGATGCCTACATCGAACTGAAGATGGAGGAAGTCACCCGCCTGCGGATGAGCACCCATCCGGTCGAGTTCGACATGTACTACAGCCTGTAA
- a CDS encoding sensor domain-containing diguanylate cyclase, translating into MSDTTGLIAFYRMRLEIQKALSRFRSETELWQQICDAAVATGEIQLAWIGLRRRSRLKPVAAAARPASLLTQAWPCPDIGMPVLASRAVTTGTPQWHGPGDALPPRAAVAGFSSACALPLTLERELYGVMEFYARAADFFTPERQALLADLPEEVEAALARRADLQRRNCRLRRIAALAYRDPLTGLPNRRYLEVYLPRVLAKARRKSRPLALFMMDLDGFKGINDRFGHIAGDRLLIQVAAVLRHRLRRGDLLVRLGGDEFVAVVGSIPSPEDDARLAADLIETVAEAVPPEQHVGLSIGIARYPEHGADAAGLLRRADQALYRAKADGRRCWRLCEG; encoded by the coding sequence ATGAGCGATACCACCGGCCTCATCGCCTTCTATCGGATGCGCCTGGAAATACAGAAAGCGCTGTCGCGGTTTCGCAGTGAAACTGAACTGTGGCAGCAGATCTGCGATGCGGCGGTGGCAACCGGGGAAATCCAGCTGGCCTGGATCGGCCTGCGGCGGCGGTCGCGGCTGAAGCCGGTGGCGGCGGCCGCCCGACCGGCTTCTCTGCTGACTCAGGCCTGGCCGTGTCCCGACATCGGGATGCCGGTGTTGGCAAGCCGGGCGGTGACGACCGGCACGCCCCAGTGGCACGGGCCGGGGGACGCTCTTCCGCCCCGGGCGGCGGTGGCGGGATTTTCCTCCGCTTGCGCGCTGCCGCTGACCCTCGAGAGGGAGTTGTACGGCGTGATGGAGTTCTATGCCCGGGCGGCGGACTTCTTCACCCCGGAAAGGCAGGCCCTGCTGGCGGATCTGCCGGAGGAGGTGGAAGCAGCGCTGGCGCGCAGGGCGGATCTGCAACGGCGCAACTGCCGGCTGCGGCGGATCGCGGCGCTGGCCTACCGCGACCCTTTGACCGGCCTGCCCAACCGCCGGTATCTGGAAGTCTATCTGCCCCGGGTCCTGGCCAAGGCGCGGCGCAAATCCCGCCCGCTGGCACTGTTCATGATGGATCTGGACGGTTTCAAGGGGATCAACGACCGTTTCGGCCATATCGCCGGGGACCGGTTGCTGATACAGGTCGCCGCCGTGCTGCGGCACCGGCTGCGGCGGGGGGATCTGCTGGTGCGCCTCGGAGGGGACGAGTTCGTCGCCGTCGTCGGCAGCATACCGTCGCCCGAAGACGATGCACGGCTTGCGGCCGATCTGATCGAGACGGTGGCCGAGGCGGTGCCGCCGGAGCAGCATGTGGGATTGAGTATCGGGATCGCCCGTTATCCCGAGCACGGTGCCGATGCCGCCGGGTTGCTGCGGCGTGCCGACCAGGCCCTGTACCGGGCCAAGGCGGACGGGCGGCGCTGCTGGCGGCTTTGCGAGGGCTGA
- a CDS encoding cation diffusion facilitator family transporter — MNTTDLRQQQSRAKRRVTLVGALVNLLLGIGKIAAGFYGRSQALIADGIHSLSDLLTDVLVLATLRIAGQAADESHPYGHARFETIATVLLGLALIGVAGGVVWDAAQRLQGEAPLWHPNIWALAAAAVSILAKEALYHYTRHVALKTRSRLLQANAWHHRSDAISSVVVLAGVAGVLYGYHFADAVAAIVVGLLIAKIGFGLVIESTRELVDTALPAHKVKAIEAAIRDTEGVRSLHSLRTRQMGGEALVDVHIQVPPNISVSEGHAIADKVRDRLLQEFEDITDVTVHIDAERDIDQPAMRLPLRREVVERLCRAWRHLPYADRIQRIQLHYLGGKVHVEIHLPVQLIQKGADPQKIAAELRAAVKPFNFIGSVQVHFTAEPPGRTNTVHDAPFVCN; from the coding sequence ATGAACACCACCGACCTGCGCCAACAGCAGTCCCGCGCCAAACGCCGGGTCACCCTGGTGGGAGCGCTGGTCAACCTGCTGCTCGGAATCGGCAAGATCGCCGCCGGTTTCTATGGCCGCTCCCAGGCACTGATCGCCGACGGCATCCATTCCCTCTCCGATCTGCTGACCGACGTCCTGGTGCTGGCGACCCTGCGTATCGCCGGCCAGGCGGCCGACGAATCCCACCCTTACGGTCACGCCCGCTTCGAAACCATCGCCACGGTGCTGCTGGGGCTGGCGCTCATTGGCGTCGCCGGCGGGGTGGTGTGGGACGCGGCCCAGCGGCTCCAGGGGGAAGCCCCCCTGTGGCATCCCAACATCTGGGCCCTGGCGGCGGCGGCGGTGTCGATCCTGGCCAAGGAAGCCCTGTACCACTATACCCGCCACGTGGCCCTCAAGACCCGCTCGCGCCTGCTCCAGGCCAACGCCTGGCACCACCGCTCCGACGCCATCTCTTCGGTGGTGGTTCTGGCCGGGGTGGCGGGCGTACTGTACGGCTATCACTTCGCCGACGCGGTGGCCGCCATCGTCGTCGGCCTGCTGATCGCCAAGATCGGTTTCGGCCTGGTGATCGAAAGCACCCGCGAACTGGTGGACACCGCCCTGCCCGCCCACAAGGTCAAGGCCATCGAGGCGGCCATCCGCGACACCGAAGGGGTGCGCTCCCTGCACTCGCTGCGGACCCGGCAGATGGGCGGCGAGGCCCTGGTGGACGTCCACATCCAGGTACCACCGAACATCTCCGTCTCCGAGGGCCACGCCATCGCCGACAAGGTGCGCGACCGCCTGCTGCAGGAATTCGAGGACATCACCGACGTGACCGTCCACATCGACGCCGAACGCGATATCGACCAGCCTGCCATGAGGCTGCCCCTGCGGCGCGAGGTGGTCGAGCGCCTGTGCCGGGCCTGGCGTCATCTGCCCTATGCCGACCGGATCCAACGCATCCAGCTGCACTATCTCGGCGGCAAGGTTCACGTGGAGATCCATCTGCCGGTGCAACTGATCCAGAAGGGTGCCGACCCACAAAAGATCGCGGCGGAATTGCGCGCGGCGGTCAAACCCTTTAACTTTATCGGTTCGGTTCAGGTCCATTTCACGGCCGAACCGCCTGGCCGCACCAATACGGTGCATGATGCACCGTTTGTGTGCAACTGA
- the rsmH gene encoding 16S rRNA (cytosine(1402)-N(4))-methyltransferase RsmH, protein MVHLPVMLEAALGGLALVPGGVYLDCTFGRGGHSRAMLERLGPEGRLVALDKDPDAVASAEAERLRRDPRFTLVQADFRDLGAVVREAGLCGRVAGMLLDLGVSSPQLDTAARGFAFLQEGPLDMRMNPTVGLSAAEWLAQADERELADVIHRYGEERYARRIARAIVRARVEAPLRTTRQLAELVERAVPRRERHKHPATRTFQAIRIHVNRELEALEAALAQSLEVLAPGGRLVVIAFHSLEDRIVKRFIRRHSRPAPLPRKLPVAVSEPDLPLRDLGKRRPDALEIARNPRARSAVLRVAERR, encoded by the coding sequence ATGGTACACCTGCCGGTCATGCTCGAGGCCGCCCTGGGCGGGTTGGCGCTCGTGCCTGGCGGCGTCTATCTCGACTGCACCTTCGGCCGGGGGGGGCACAGTCGGGCGATGCTTGAACGGCTGGGACCCGAAGGGCGCCTTGTCGCCCTCGACAAAGACCCGGACGCCGTCGCTTCCGCCGAGGCGGAACGGCTGCGCCGGGACCCCCGTTTCACCCTGGTGCAGGCGGATTTCCGCGACCTCGGCGCGGTGGTGCGGGAGGCCGGCCTCTGCGGCCGCGTGGCCGGCATGTTGCTGGATCTGGGCGTGTCGTCCCCGCAGCTGGACACCGCCGCCCGCGGCTTCGCCTTCCTGCAGGAAGGGCCGCTGGACATGCGCATGAACCCCACCGTGGGGCTTTCGGCCGCCGAGTGGCTGGCGCAGGCCGACGAGCGCGAGCTGGCCGACGTCATCCATCGCTACGGCGAGGAACGCTACGCCCGCCGCATCGCCCGCGCCATCGTCAGGGCGAGGGTGGAAGCGCCGCTTCGGACCACCCGCCAGCTGGCGGAGTTGGTCGAGCGCGCCGTCCCGCGGCGGGAGCGCCACAAGCATCCGGCGACCCGGACCTTCCAGGCGATCCGCATCCACGTCAACCGCGAGCTGGAGGCGCTGGAGGCGGCCCTCGCCCAGTCCCTGGAAGTGCTGGCGCCCGGCGGCCGGCTGGTCGTCATCGCCTTCCATTCCCTCGAGGACCGCATCGTCAAGCGCTTCATCCGCCGCCATTCCCGTCCGGCACCGCTGCCCCGCAAGCTGCCGGTGGCGGTTTCCGAACCTGACCTGCCGCTGCGGGATCTGGGCAAGCGTCGTCCGGACGCCCTGGAAATCGCCCGCAACCCGCGGGCCCGAAGCGCCGTTCTGCGCGTCGCCGAACGTCGATGA
- a CDS encoding sulfurtransferase TusA family protein produces MSRESIDARGLLCPLPVIRLQEAVRDFPPGTEVEVIGTDPGVLHDIPAWCRVHGHRVVKTEKGRDEYRIVLIVGEQ; encoded by the coding sequence GTGAGCCGGGAAAGCATCGATGCCAGGGGGCTTTTGTGCCCGCTGCCGGTGATCCGCCTCCAGGAGGCGGTCCGGGATTTTCCCCCGGGAACCGAAGTGGAGGTGATCGGCACCGATCCCGGCGTCCTTCACGACATTCCCGCCTGGTGCCGGGTCCACGGCCACCGGGTCGTGAAGACCGAGAAGGGCAGGGACGAATATAGGATCGTCCTGATCGTGGGAGAACAATGA
- a CDS encoding helix-turn-helix transcriptional regulator, giving the protein MDAAINQQIQSIYGLVETVPLGRFKTAAFACVSQVLPFNAGLWIEGEAETRMPHSAHFHNLPADVLEHYYPYAEDDRLYEAIVANPGRTYLMSDLHSLEELLQLRIYREFGRHYGVVHAAATALVHKDLGLYSFIAFYRDRHDPPFTERDRQIKQTLTPHLLTAYRLKLFQALLAEETGSDNQSVTAVMDRQGIIHHASLALAPFLREVWPGWQGPHVPEAVLQAVAAGRKSFFIDHLYFDASTLPNDLIFLRGRRMNHLDVLSVSESRVAFLLSQGWTYKEVGRDLGISPSTVTNHVNHIYRKLDIHSKSELRRFFRL; this is encoded by the coding sequence ATGGATGCAGCCATCAATCAGCAGATCCAGTCGATCTATGGCCTCGTCGAGACGGTTCCGCTAGGGCGTTTCAAGACGGCGGCATTCGCCTGCGTCAGTCAGGTGTTGCCCTTCAACGCTGGGTTGTGGATCGAGGGGGAAGCGGAAACCCGGATGCCGCATTCGGCCCATTTTCACAATCTGCCTGCGGATGTTTTGGAGCACTATTATCCCTATGCCGAGGATGACCGGCTTTACGAGGCCATCGTCGCGAATCCCGGGCGCACGTATCTGATGAGCGACCTTCATTCCCTGGAGGAGTTGCTGCAGTTGCGCATCTACCGGGAATTCGGTCGTCATTACGGAGTCGTCCATGCCGCCGCCACGGCACTGGTCCATAAGGACCTGGGGCTGTACTCCTTCATCGCCTTCTATCGTGACCGGCATGACCCGCCCTTCACCGAGCGGGACCGACAGATCAAACAGACGCTGACGCCGCATCTGCTGACCGCTTACCGGCTGAAGCTGTTTCAGGCCCTTCTGGCCGAGGAAACCGGCAGCGACAACCAGAGCGTCACCGCCGTGATGGACCGTCAGGGAATCATCCATCACGCATCTCTCGCCCTGGCGCCGTTCCTGCGGGAGGTGTGGCCGGGGTGGCAAGGCCCCCACGTGCCGGAGGCGGTGCTGCAGGCTGTCGCTGCGGGACGCAAAAGTTTCTTCATCGATCACCTGTACTTCGATGCCTCCACGTTGCCGAACGATCTGATTTTCCTGCGGGGGCGGCGCATGAACCATCTTGACGTGCTGAGCGTGTCGGAGAGCCGGGTGGCGTTCCTCCTCAGCCAGGGCTGGACTTACAAAGAGGTAGGGCGGGACCTGGGCATTTCGCCCTCCACGGTCACCAACCACGTCAACCACATTTATCGCAAGCTCGACATCCACTCCAAAAGCGAGTTGCGGAGGTTTTTCCGCTTATGA
- the ftsL gene encoding cell division protein FtsL → MKLALLTGILGLAVIVSAIGVVYGKYRSRMLFNEIQRLTRRLDALAVEREQLLLEEHVWADPARIEHLAQQRLDMVAPEADAIVYLTVPRR, encoded by the coding sequence ATGAAGCTGGCCTTATTGACAGGGATTCTGGGGTTGGCGGTGATCGTATCGGCGATAGGGGTAGTTTACGGCAAGTACCGCAGCCGCATGCTGTTCAATGAAATCCAGCGCCTGACCCGCCGCCTCGACGCCCTGGCGGTGGAGCGGGAGCAGTTGTTGCTGGAGGAGCACGTCTGGGCCGATCCGGCCCGCATCGAACACCTGGCGCAGCAGCGTCTCGACATGGTGGCGCCGGAAGCGGACGCCATCGTCTATCTGACGGTGCCGAGACGATGA
- a CDS encoding SPOR domain-containing protein → MSDDSEDIRADFDERLRQVTRKRQERQAAEGDDWEPEDDSLSLSSQRPGKAGDDVFTARRPPPSAGGGDDRLLWVAVGLGGAALVLVLILWVLLLRQGDRVEQLQESVALLEEQVEAPVTDEAALRSEIAQLNARLDELARQSQTPAAVDESALADLKARVAKLETGLQELSPRLEQLEGSLKAAKAGRQQVAAAAKPHPAAKKPAAGWYVVIASLGDRQAAEKLRQRYLDKGVRAEIHAVTIKGKRWYRLRVGPFPSQQAAKREAAHLKRTLKLESAWLSR, encoded by the coding sequence ATGAGCGACGACAGTGAAGACATTCGCGCCGATTTCGATGAACGTCTGCGCCAGGTGACGCGCAAGCGTCAGGAACGGCAGGCGGCGGAAGGCGACGACTGGGAGCCGGAGGACGACAGCCTGAGCCTCTCCTCCCAGCGTCCGGGAAAGGCCGGGGATGACGTGTTCACCGCCCGGCGCCCGCCGCCTTCGGCCGGTGGCGGCGACGACAGGCTGCTGTGGGTCGCGGTCGGTCTGGGCGGCGCCGCGCTGGTGCTGGTGCTGATTCTCTGGGTGTTGCTGCTGCGTCAGGGCGACCGGGTCGAACAGCTGCAGGAATCGGTCGCCCTACTGGAGGAGCAGGTGGAAGCCCCGGTGACCGACGAGGCGGCCTTGCGCTCCGAGATCGCCCAGTTGAACGCCCGTCTCGACGAACTGGCCCGGCAAAGCCAGACGCCTGCGGCGGTCGACGAGAGCGCGCTGGCGGATCTCAAGGCGCGGGTAGCGAAGCTGGAAACCGGGTTGCAGGAGCTTTCCCCACGCCTCGAGCAACTGGAAGGATCCCTGAAAGCCGCGAAAGCAGGTCGCCAACAGGTTGCAGCGGCGGCCAAGCCGCACCCGGCCGCGAAGAAGCCTGCCGCCGGCTGGTACGTGGTGATCGCCTCCCTGGGCGACCGTCAGGCGGCGGAGAAGCTGCGCCAGCGTTACCTCGACAAGGGTGTCAGGGCGGAAATCCATGCGGTCACGATCAAGGGCAAACGCTGGTATCGGCTGCGGGTCGGCCCGTTCCCGAGCCAGCAGGCGGCCAAACGCGAGGCCGCTCACCTGAAACGAACCCTGAAGCTGGAATCGGCATGGCTGAGCCGTTGA
- a CDS encoding CPBP family intramembrane glutamic endopeptidase — translation MAEPLSKGRFLALATVFEGGLLVVALLLGWWLDRNPLAGLRWQGRALSLGLLGTLPLLVFFGVAYRLEIPQMERIKRMLLETLGPLLARCRWHELAYVAALAGICEEALFRGVLQPWFESRWGPWPALLLSNVLFGLAHSVTLLYTVLAMLTGIYLGWLLQVSDGNLLVPVLVHSLYDFAAFLVVVLGYRQQHVAAD, via the coding sequence ATGGCTGAGCCGTTGAGCAAAGGCCGTTTCCTGGCCCTCGCCACCGTGTTCGAAGGCGGGCTGTTGGTGGTGGCGTTGCTGCTGGGCTGGTGGCTCGACCGCAATCCTTTGGCGGGCCTGCGCTGGCAGGGAAGGGCGTTGAGCCTGGGGCTGCTGGGCACGCTGCCGCTGCTGGTGTTCTTCGGCGTCGCCTACCGGCTGGAAATCCCCCAGATGGAGCGCATCAAGCGGATGTTGCTGGAGACCCTGGGACCGCTGCTGGCTCGGTGCCGCTGGCATGAGCTGGCCTACGTGGCGGCCCTGGCGGGAATCTGTGAGGAGGCGCTGTTCCGGGGGGTGCTGCAGCCCTGGTTCGAATCCCGGTGGGGGCCGTGGCCGGCCCTGCTGCTCAGCAACGTGCTGTTCGGGCTGGCGCATTCGGTGACGCTGCTTTACACCGTTCTGGCGATGCTGACCGGCATCTATCTCGGCTGGCTGTTGCAGGTGAGTGACGGCAACCTGCTGGTGCCGGTCCTGGTGCATTCCCTCTACGATTTCGCCGCGTTCCTGGTGGTGGTTCTGGGGTATCGGCAGCAGCACGTAGCTGCGGACTGA
- a CDS encoding tRNA (5-methylaminomethyl-2-thiouridylate)-methyltransferase, producing MSQPRKAVALISGGLDSMLAARVIMEQGIHVEGINFFTGFCVEGHTHAIRKRDQKKPKRNNALWVAEQLGIKLHIIDIIEEYKDVLINPKHGYGANLNPCLDCKIFMVGKAYQWMRENGFDFIITGEVVGQRPKSQRKDTMPVVARESGVGDLLLRPLCAKNLPPTKPEREGWVDREKLYDFSGRTRKPQMALARKFGLVDYAQPAGGCCFLTDENYSRKLADLWQARGRRDYELDDIMLLKVGRHLRPRPHFKLIVAREEGEGRFLQGYKNRFVHLFPTSHSGPLTLIDGQPSDEDLELAARIVARYSQGRNADQVTVKAVMPGGEEKEFTAAPLKPHEIPPEWVL from the coding sequence ATGAGCCAACCACGCAAGGCAGTCGCCCTCATTTCCGGTGGCCTCGATTCCATGCTCGCCGCCCGGGTGATCATGGAACAGGGAATCCACGTGGAGGGCATCAATTTCTTCACCGGATTCTGCGTCGAGGGCCACACCCACGCGATCCGCAAGCGCGATCAGAAAAAACCCAAGCGCAACAACGCGCTGTGGGTGGCCGAGCAGTTGGGAATCAAGCTTCACATCATCGACATCATCGAGGAATACAAGGATGTGCTGATCAACCCCAAGCACGGCTACGGCGCCAATCTCAATCCCTGCCTCGACTGCAAGATCTTCATGGTCGGCAAGGCTTATCAGTGGATGCGGGAAAACGGCTTCGACTTCATCATCACCGGCGAGGTGGTCGGCCAGCGTCCCAAATCCCAGCGCAAGGACACCATGCCGGTGGTGGCGCGCGAATCTGGGGTCGGCGACCTGCTGCTGCGCCCCCTGTGCGCCAAGAATCTGCCGCCCACCAAGCCGGAGCGGGAAGGCTGGGTGGACCGGGAAAAGCTCTACGATTTCTCCGGTCGGACCCGCAAGCCGCAGATGGCGCTGGCCAGGAAGTTCGGTCTGGTGGATTACGCCCAGCCCGCCGGCGGCTGCTGCTTCCTCACCGACGAGAACTATTCGCGCAAGCTCGCCGATCTGTGGCAGGCCCGCGGCCGGCGCGATTACGAACTGGACGACATCATGCTGCTGAAGGTGGGACGCCACCTCCGCCCCCGCCCTCACTTCAAGCTCATCGTCGCCCGCGAGGAGGGGGAGGGCCGCTTCCTGCAAGGGTACAAAAACCGCTTCGTCCACCTGTTCCCCACCAGCCATTCCGGCCCCCTGACCCTGATCGACGGCCAACCCAGCGACGAGGACCTGGAACTGGCGGCCCGGATCGTGGCCCGCTACAGCCAGGGGCGCAACGCCGATCAGGTGACGGTCAAGGCGGTCATGCCCGGCGGAGAGGAAAAGGAATTCACCGCAGCCCCCCTCAAGCCCCACGAAATTCCACCGGAGTGGGTGTTGTGA
- the mraZ gene encoding division/cell wall cluster transcriptional repressor MraZ — protein sequence MGNPFRGIHILNLDSKGRVAIPACHRAELGDVRLVATIAIDNRCLWLYPWRQWQALERQLLALPSLNRRSRRLQRLLIGHAQEGELDGQGRFLLSTPLRKYANLTKSVALVGVGAKFEIWDEEAWDVRRNVWMEEESLEDLAASPDLNDLQL from the coding sequence GTGGGGAATCCGTTCCGCGGCATCCATATCCTGAATCTGGACAGCAAAGGCCGGGTGGCGATTCCGGCCTGCCACCGGGCGGAGCTCGGTGACGTGCGTCTGGTGGCCACCATCGCCATCGACAACCGTTGTTTGTGGCTGTACCCCTGGCGCCAGTGGCAGGCGCTGGAGCGTCAGCTGTTGGCGTTGCCCAGCCTGAACCGCCGTTCCCGGCGTCTGCAGCGCCTGCTGATCGGGCATGCCCAGGAGGGGGAGCTGGATGGCCAGGGACGTTTCCTGTTGTCCACGCCGCTGCGTAAATACGCCAATCTGACCAAGAGCGTGGCCCTGGTCGGCGTGGGCGCCAAGTTCGAGATCTGGGACGAGGAAGCCTGGGACGTGCGCCGCAATGTGTGGATGGAAGAAGAGAGCCTGGAAGATCTGGCCGCTTCCCCCGATTTGAATGACTTGCAACTTTGA